AGTAACCCAACTGGTGGAAATACAGCACGACGAGCATGCGAATGGCGCCGTCGGTGACCGTGAAGGCCCAGTAGCCCCCGGTCACGACGAGATAGTTGCGCAGGTTGGATTCCATCGGCTCGCTACCGCAGCAGGGTCCAGGCCCCGATGAGGATGAACCCGACACCGGCAATGACCTGCAGGGTTCGCTCACTCACGTATTGCGCGATCAAGGCACCGCCCAGCACCCCGATGGCCGAGGTGACGATCAGGGCCAGGGATGCACCGAAGAAGATCGTCCACTTGCTGACCTCCTTGTCCGCCGCGAACAGCAGCGTAGCGAGTTGTGTCTTGTCCCCGAGTTCGGCAATGAACACCGTGCCGAAGACCAGTCCGAGCAATTTCCAGTCCATGTTCACAGACTCCTGGCGACCATGACGGCGATATCCACCATCCGATTGACGTAACC
Above is a genomic segment from Gammaproteobacteria bacterium containing:
- a CDS encoding TMEM165/GDT1 family protein, with amino-acid sequence MDWKLLGLVFGTVFIAELGDKTQLATLLFAADKEVSKWTIFFGASLALIVTSAIGVLGGALIAQYVSERTLQVIAGVGFILIGAWTLLR